The Apibacter raozihei DNA segment AGTTTATATTCATTTAATTAAAGATGTATTAGGCTCAGCAAACAAGTTGTAGTAATAAACATGAAAATTTAAAACAAGCTTGATATGTTGCCATGTACCAAGCTTGTTTTAAATTTTTCGTTCAAGTTTATTTTTTTGAATAAAATAAAGGGATAACATTTCTGATAATGGTGTTAAAATTATTAGCATCCCACGCACTTCTACCAATAAAAAGACCATCAATGTCTGGCATTTGAATTAAATCATTTGCATTTTCTAAGTTAACACTTCCACCATAAAGGATAGGTATAGATTTTCCCTTATCAGAACCGAAAAGTTCTTTTAAAGTATCCCTAATAATTGAATGTTTTTCAGCGGCATATTCTTTAGTCGCTGGAATTCCGTTTACACCAATAGCCCAAACGGGTTCGTATGCAATCCATAAATTAGTAATTTGCTCTTCCTTAATTCCATGTAAACCTATTTTTAATTGAATTCTTAATATTTCATTGCTAGTATGAAAATTTTTTTGTTCCAAAGTTTCTCCAATGCATAAAAGAGCCTTAAAAGAATGATTTAAAGCACTTAAAACTTTTTTATTAATCTCCTGATCTGTTTCCTTTAAAATATGTCTTCTTTCCGAATGTCCGATCTCAATTAAGTTAACACCCACTTCTTTCAGCATCAGAGGCGAAATTTCACCGGTAAACTGTCCTTCATCTTCCCAGTTCATATTTTGGGCACCAATCAGAATTTTATCTTCAGGGACACAGTTTCTTGCATTAGCTAAAGCTGTGAAAGAAGGAATTACAAATAATTCCAGTTTTTCCCTGCCTATATCTGAAGTAAGTTGATTCAGTTCTCTCAAAAAACTTTCTGTCTGCGATATATTTTTATACATTTTTGTATTGGTACCTAAATATATCTTTTTTTGTTCTGTCATGTTTGTGGATGATTTTTAATTAATTTTTATTAATCATTTTCAATAAATTCACGCATAGATTTAAATATTATCCATACTGATGTTGCTCCAGCATCCTGATAACCAATAGCCCTTTCCATCAGTGATTTTGCCCGACCATATTTGGCTATATAATTTTTTGTATTTTCAACACCTTCCTGAGCCGCTGATTCAGCTAGTTTAAACATCTCTAAAAGATTGTTATCCTCGTACGATTTCATTGCTTTTACAGCAGGTTCAAGAGCATCCACCATGGTTTTATCACCAACTTCGGCTTTCCCTCTTTCTTTAATTGCCTGTAAGCCTTTGTCAAACATTTCTGTCACATCACGGGTATTTAGTTCTTCTTTAGGAGAAACATTTTTAGCTCCTGCAAGAAATAAGCTTCCAAAAATGACTCCGGAAGCTCCCCCCATAGACATCA contains these protein-coding regions:
- a CDS encoding triose-phosphate isomerase, which produces MTEQKKIYLGTNTKMYKNISQTESFLRELNQLTSDIGREKLELFVIPSFTALANARNCVPEDKILIGAQNMNWEDEGQFTGEISPLMLKEVGVNLIEIGHSERRHILKETDQEINKKVLSALNHSFKALLCIGETLEQKNFHTSNEILRIQLKIGLHGIKEEQITNLWIAYEPVWAIGVNGIPATKEYAAEKHSIIRDTLKELFGSDKGKSIPILYGGSVNLENANDLIQMPDIDGLFIGRSAWDANNFNTIIRNVIPLFYSKK
- the dhaL gene encoding dihydroxyacetone kinase subunit DhaL, translating into MSLNVINTKKAKEMLIYVANEIIDSKPLLTEIDSKIGDGDHGIGMSGGLKKAKEKLMAYEETSNVYDVFSLTGKTMLMSMGGASGVIFGSLFLAGAKNVSPKEELNTRDVTEMFDKGLQAIKERGKAEVGDKTMVDALEPAVKAMKSYEDNNLLEMFKLAESAAQEGVENTKNYIAKYGRAKSLMERAIGYQDAGATSVWIIFKSMREFIEND